A region from the Drosophila bipectinata strain 14024-0381.07 chromosome 3R, DbipHiC1v2, whole genome shotgun sequence genome encodes:
- the LOC108128118 gene encoding uncharacterized protein, with protein sequence MRLCFLVLGCVIAASAWPVNEISLRVHGLNGWYVPQVAGGLKWVTKSEGEREVASYETALEGRLSTNTVKFYLYTRTNPTAGQEIKATQASIDASNFNPENPTRITIHGWNSNYKDGVNTRIANAWFQYGDYNMIAVDWARGRSLEYASSVAGAPGAGKKVADLVDFLVENKNLNLDNLEVVGFSLGAHVAGFTAKNVASGKVGKVVGLDPASPLISYTNTEKRLASDDAQYVEAIHTNGGTLGFTKTIGQADFYMNGGKSQPGCGIDITGSCSHTRAVLYYSEALLWNNFPSKRCETYQQANKNSCGDQFSTVKMGAFVNSVIAEGIFYVPVNKESPYGFGEKADETTASPEVTTTPKENGGEETTEGSGGEETTAAPGGEETTAAPGGDETSAAPGGEETTAAPGGEETTEGSGGEETTAAPGGEETTAGSSGEETTAAPVDEETTEASSGEESTAAPGGEETTEGSGGKETTDSPGGEETTATPGEEETTDGSSGEETTAVPGGEETTATPEEVETTVAPGDGEETTGAEDDETTETPGGNDDDSTTGEPEEVPTTSTIVPETPTVTTTTEELTTTTVVPETPTVTTTTEEPTTTTVVPEAPTVPTTTEEPTTTTVVPDTPTVTTTTEEPTTTTIVPDTTTTSSPPDDDKKPPSSSKNIFIFNVFLVNVKVEK encoded by the exons ATGAGATTGTGCTTCCTAGTATTGGGCTGCGTGATAGCTG CTAGTGCCTGGCCGGTCAATGAAATTTCGCTGCGAGTTCATGGCCTCAACGGCTGGTATGTGCCCCAAGTAGCTGGCGGTCTGAAATGGGTCACCAAGTCGGAAGGAGAACGCGAGGTGGCTTCTTACGAGACGGCACTGGAAGGTCGTTTGTCGACCAACACTGTGAAGTTTTACTTGTACACTCGGACAAACCCCACTGCAGGACAAGAGATCAAGGCCACCCAGGCCTCAATTGATGCTTCCAACTTCAATCCCGAAAATCCCACCAG GATAACCATCCATGGCTGGAATTCCAACTACAAAGATGGAGTCAACACCAGAATAGCCAACGCCTGGTTCCAGTACGGAGACTACAACATGATTGCCGTGGACTGGGCTCGTGGCAGATCGTTGGAGTACGCCTCTTCTGTGGCCGGAGCCCCAGGAGCTGGCAAGAAAGTTGCCGACCTTGTGGATTTCCTGGTGGAGAACAAAAACCTGAACCTGGACAACTTGGAAGTGGTTGGCTTTAGTCTGGGCGCCCATGTTGCTGGCTTCACGGCCAAGAATGTGGCTAGCGGAAAGGTCGGCAAAGTGGTGGGCTTGGATCCCGCCTCCCCACTGATTAGTTACACGAACACCGAGAAACGTCTGGCCAGCGATGATGCCCAGTACGTGGAGGCCATCCACACCAATGGCGGTACCTTGGGCTTCACCAAGACCATCGGACAGGCAGACTTCTACATGAACGGTGGCAAGTCTCAGCCTGGCTGTGGAATCGACATCACCGGCAGCTGCTCGCACACCCGCGCAGTTCTCTACTATTCGGAGGCGCTGCTGTGGAACAACTTCCCCTCGAAGAGGTGCGAGACCTACCAGCAGGCCAACAAGAACTCTTGCGGAGATCAGTTCAGCACAGTTAAGATGGGAGCCTTTGTGAACTCCGTTATTGCCGAGGGCATCTTCTACGTCCCGGTTAACAAGGAATCTCCATATGGCTTTGGCGAGAAGGCGGATGAGACTACTGCTTCTCCGGAGGTCACTACAACTCCCAAGGAAAATGGAGGTGAGGAAACCACTGAGGGGTCGGGTGGAGAGGAAACTACGGCTGCTCCTGGAGGTGAAGAAACTACTGCTGCTCCCGGAGGTGATGAGACCTCTGCTGCCCCTGGAGGTGAGGAAACTACAGCTGCTCCCGGAGGTGAGGAGACAACAGAAGGATCAGGAGGTGAAGAGACCACTGCTGCTCCTGGAGGAGAAGAGACTACTGCAGGTTCCAGTGGAGAAGAAACAACTGCTGCTCCTGTAGATGAGGAGACTACAGAGGCTTCGAGTGGTGAAGAATCTACTGCTGCACCAGGAGGTGAGGAGACTACAGAAGGTTCAGGAGGAAAGGAGACCACTGATTCTCCTGGAGGAGAAGAAACAACAGCTACTCCTGGGGAAGAGGAGACTACTGATGGGTCAAGTGGCGAAGAAACTACTGCTGTTCCTGGAGGTGAGGAAACCACAGCTACCCCAGAAGAAGTTGAGACAACTGTTGCCCCTGGAGATGGAGAAGAGACCACCGGCGCAGAAGATGATGAGACTACAGAGACTCCCGGAGGCAATGACGACGACTCGACTACCGGAGAACCGGAAGAGGTACCCACGACCTCAACCATCGTTCCAGAGACTCCAACCGTCACCACAACCACTGAGGAGCTCACCACCACAACCGTAGTTCCAGAGACTCCTACCGTCACCACAACCACTGAGGAACCCACCACCACAACCGTCGTCCCAGAGGCTCCAACCGTCCCCACAACTACTGAGGAACCCACCACCACAACCGTCGTTCCAGATACTCCAACCGTCACCACGACCACTGAGGAGCCCACCACTACAACTATCGTTCCCGATACGACCACGACCAGCTCACCCCCCGACGACGACAAGAAACCACCTAGCAGTTccaaaaacattttcattttcaacgTATTTCTGGTCAACGTTAAAGTCGAGAAGTAA
- the LOC138926655 gene encoding phospholipase A1 VesT1.02-like — protein sequence MKVIVYLVLLAAAVIAVPIEERVNGENGWFVPKDDGSLKWFDLKEAEELMLRSSSVEGRANDVTFYLYTKDNPTEGKEIRAEKASVEDSHFNKNHGTRFVIHGWKGRYTDSMNVKITKAWLSRGDYNVIVVNWARAISVEYATSVMAVPGAGTKVGEMIKYLHEHHGMSLDNLEVIGHSLGSHVAGYAGKTVGDKRVHTIIGLDPAMPLFSYDQPSKRLSTEDAFYVESIQTNGGRLGFLKPIGKGAFYPNGGKTQPGCSSTDNSCSHQRSVTYYVEAVTQDNFGTIKCRDYEAAVAKECGSTYSSVRMGADTNAYMVEGDFYVPVNDKAPFGKIE from the exons ATGAAGGTAATCGTGTATTTGGTTCTTCTGGCTGCAGCAG tgaTTGCTGTGCCTATCGAAGAGCGTGTTAATGGCGAAAATGGTTGGTTTGTTCCGAAGGACGATGGCAGCTTGAAATGGTTTGATTTGAAAGAGGCAGAGGAGCTCATGCTAAGAAGCAGTTCAGTCGAAGGTCGTGCCAACGATGTGACCTTTTATTTATACACCAAGGATAACCCCACAGAAGGCAAGGAAATAAGGGCCGAAAAAGCCTCCGTCGAGGACTCGCACTTTAACAAGAACCATGGCACACGATTTGTGATCCACGGATGGAAGGGACGCTACACGGACAGCATGAACGTGAAGATCACCAAGGCCTGGCTCTCCCGAGGCGATTATAATGTAATTGTGGTTAACTGGGCCCGAGCCATATCCGTGGAGTACGCCACCTCGGTGATGGCTGTTCCCGGAGCCGGAACCAAGGTGGGCGAAATGATCAAGTATTTGCACGAGCACCACGGCATGTCCCTTGACAATCTGGAGGTGATCGGTCACAGTCTGGGCTCTCATGTGGCCGGCTATGCTGGCAAGACGGTGGGCGACAAAAGGGTTCATACTATTATCGGCCTGGACCCAGCTATGCCACTGTTTAGTTACGACCAGCCCAGCAAGCGACTCTCCACCGAGGACGCCTTCTACGTGGAGTCCATCCAAACGAACGGCGGACGGCTGGGATTCCTGAAGCCTATTGGAAAGGGAGCCTTCTACCCGAACGGTGGAAAAACCCAGCCAGGATGCTCCTCTACGGACAATTCCTGCTCCCACCAGCGCTCCGTGACCTACTACGTGGAAGCTGTCACCCAGGACAACTTTGGGACCATCAAGTGCAGGGACTACGAGGCGGCGGTGGCCAAGGAGTGTGGAAGTACCTACAGCAGTGTGCGCATGGGAGCCGACACCAATGCCTACATGGTCGAGGGGGACTTTTATGTCCCGGTGAATGACAAGGCTCCATTCGGAAAAATTGAATAG
- the LOC108128120 gene encoding phospholipase A1, translating to MKTFVLLAFVALAASAYALEESERVNGENGWYIPQMDGSFEWVDMDVAEEWMEAQERMESRGLTTVPVNFYLYTSSNPTKGKSIKATAKSIDASNFNAAHPTRFVIHGWTQSYVNSMNKDIRDAWLSKGDYNIIVVDWARARSVDYATSVMAVAKTGKKVAAMANFLKEYRGMSFDDLYFIGHSLGAHVAGYAGKNTDGQVHTIVGLDPALPLFSYNKPNKRLNSDDAWYVESIQTNGGTLGFLKPIGKGAFYPNGGKSQPGCIADVTGACSHGRSTTYYAEAVAQDNFGTIKCNDYENAVAKECGSTYSSVRMGADTNAYMVSGDFYVPVNSKAPFGMIN from the exons ATGAAGACTTTTGTACTTTTGGCATTCGTGGCTCTGGCCG cTTCGGCTTACGCTCTGGAGGAATCCGAGCGTGTCAATGGGGAGAATGGCTGGTACATTCCCCAGATGGACGGTTCCTTCGAATGGGTAGACATGGACGTTGCCGAGGAGTGGATGGAGGCCCAGGAGCGCATGGAGAGTCGCGGCCTCACTACCGTGCCTGTTAACTTCTACCTGTACACCAGCTCGAATCCCACCAAGGGCAAGAGCATCAAGGCCACCGCCAAGTCGATCGACGCTTCAAACTTCAATGCCGCCCATCCCACACGCTTCGTGATCCACGGCTGGACTCAGAGCTATGTGAACAGCATGAACAAGGACATCCGCGACGCCTGGCTGTCCAAGGGTGACTACAACATCATCGTCGTCGACTGGGCCCGTGCCCGTTCTGTGGACTACGCCACCTCCGTGATGGCCGTCGCCAAGACCGGCAAGAAGGTGGCTGCCATGGCCAACTTCCTGAAGGAATACCGCGGCATGTCCTTTGACGACCTGTACTTCATTGGCCACAGCCTGGGCGCCCATGTGGCTGGATACGCCGGCAAGAACACCGACGGCCAGGTGCACACCATTGTGGGTCTGGATCCCGCCCTGCCCCTCTTCAGCTACAACAAGCCCAACAAACGCCTCAACTCCGACGACGCCTGGTACGTGGAGTCCATCCAGACCAACGGCGGAACCCTGGGATTCCTGAAGCCCATCGGCAAGGGTGCTTTCTACCCGAACGGCGGCAAGAGCCAGCCCGGCTGCATCGCTGACGTGACCGGAGCCTGCTCTCACGGACGCTCCACCACCTACTACGCCGAGGCCGTCGCTCAGGACAACTTCGGCACCATCAAGTGCAACGACTACGAGAATGCCGTGGCCAAGGAGTGTGGCAGCACATACAGCTCCGTCCGCATGGGTGCCGATACCAATGCCTACATGGTCTCCGGTGACTTCTACGTGCCCGTGAACAGCAAGGCCCCCTTCGGCATGATTAACTAA
- the LOC108128122 gene encoding phospholipase A1 → MMKLLLALAFCVLAANAVEIRENGENGWYVPQVDGSLEWMDREVAEAFLEASSRKEGRSVLNPVTFYLYTHSNRDNPQEIKATSASISGSHFNPNNPTRFTIHGWSSSKDEFINYGVRDAWFSHGDMNMIAVDWGRARSVDYASSVVAVPGVGEQVADLINFLRNNHGLSLDNTMIIGHSLGAHVSGYAGKNVKNGQVHTIIGLDPALPLFSYDSPNKRLSSTDAWYVESIQTNGGTLGFLKPIGKGAFYPNGGKSQPGCGVDLTGSCAHSRSVIYYAESVQQNNFPTMKCGDYEEAVSKTCGSSYSSVRMGATSNAYMVAGDYYVPVRSEAPYGMGN, encoded by the exons ATGATGAAACTGCTTTTGGCCCTGGCCTTCTGTGTCCTGGCGG CTAATGCCGTTGAGATCCGCGAGAATGGTGAGAATGGATGGTACGTCCCCCAGGTCGATGGCAGCCTGGAGTGGATGGACCGCGAGGTGGCCGAGGCCTTCCTGGAGGCCAGCAGCCGCAAGGAGGGACGCAGCGTCCTTAACCCCGTGACCTTTTACCTCTACACCCACTCGAACCGTGACAACCCTCAGGAAATTAAGGCAACCTCCGCCTCCATTTCCGGCTCCCACTTCAACCCCAACAATCCCACCCGCTTCACCATCCACGGCTGGTCTTCTAGCAAGGACGAGTTCATTAACTACGGAGTTCGCGACGCCTGGTTCTCCCATGGAGACATGAACATGATCGCCGTCGACTGGGGACGCGCCCGGTCCGTCGACTACGCCTCCTCGGTGGTGGCCGTCCCCGGAGTAGGTGAGCAGGTGGCCGACCTAATCAACTTCTTGCGCAACAACCACGGACTCAGCCTGGACAACACCATGATCATTGGCCACAGCCTGGGCGCCCATGTCTCGGGCTATGCCGGCAAGAACGTGAAGAACGGCCAGGTGCACACCATCATTGGCCTGGACCCCGCCCTGCCCCTCTTCAGCTACGACTCCCCCAACAAGCGCTTGAGCTCCACCGATGCCTGGTACGTGGAGTCCATCCAGACCAACGGAGGAACCCTCGGTTTCCTGAAGCCCATCGGCAAGGGTGCCTTCTACCCCAACGGCGGCAAAAGCCAGCCAGGCTGCGGCGTTGATCTGACCGGTTCCTGTGCCCACAGCCGCTCCGTCATCTACTATGCCGAGTCCGTCCAGCAAAACAACTTCCCCACTATGAAGTGTGGTGACTACGAGGAGGCCGTCTCCAAGACCTGTGGCAGCTCCTACAGCTCCGTCCGCATGGGCGCCACCTCCAACGCCTACATGGTGGCCGGAGACTACTACGTTCCCGTCCGTAGCGAAGCTCCCTACGGAATGGGCAACTAA
- the LOC108128121 gene encoding phospholipase A1 VesT1.02-like, translating to MKVFVVLAALLAAVSAVPIEERVNGENGWYVPQADGSFEWMATKDAEEMLNNAAKMEGRISTNAVNFYLYTKSNPTDGKKIESKASSIEGSHFNKDHGTRFVIHGWTQKYTDDMNTRITKAWLSKGDYNVIVVDWSRARSVDYASSVLAVPGAGAKVGEMIKYLHEHHGLDLDSLEVIGHSLGAHVAGYAGKTVGDKRVHTIVGLDPALPLFSYDKPAKRLSTDDAHYVESIQTNGGKLGFLKPIGKGAFYPNGGKKQPGCGLDATGSCSHGRSVLYYAEAVSEDNFGTIKCSDYEDAVSKKCGSTYSSVRMGAVTNAYMVDGDYYVPVNDKAPFGKIE from the exons ATGAAAGTCTTTGTTGTTTTAGCCGCTCTGTTGGCCGCTG TGAGCGCCGTGCCCATCGAGGAACGTGTGAATGGCGAGAACGGCTGGTACGTTCCCCAGGCCGATGGCAGCTTCGAGTGGATGGCTACCAAGGACGCCGAGGAAATGCTAAACAATGCAGCCAAGATGGAGGGACGCATCAGCACCAACGCCGTCAACTTCTACCTCTACACCAAGTCCAACCCCACCGACGGCAAGAAGATCGAGTCCAAGGCCAGCTCCATTGAGGGATCCCACTTCAACAAGGACCATGGCACCCGCTTCGTTATCCACGGCTGGACCCAGAAGTACACCGATGACATGAACACCCGCATCACCAAGGCCTGGCTCTCCAAGGGCGACTACAACGTCATTGTGGTTGACTGGTCCCGTGCCCGGTCTGTGGACTACGCCTCCTCCGTCCTGGCTGTTCCCGGAGCCGGAGCCAAGGTTGGTGAGATGATCAAGTACCTGCACGAACACCATGGACTGGACCTGGATAGCCTGGAGGTGATTGGCCACAGTCTGGGTGCCCACGTTGCCGGCTACGCTGGCAAGACTGTTGGTGACAAGCGCGTCCACACCATCGTGGGTCTGGACCCCGCCCTGCCCCTCTTCAGCTACGACAAGCCCGCCAAGCGCCTCTCCACCGACGACGCCCACTACGTTGAGTCCATCCAGACCAACGGCGGCAAGCTGGGATTCCTGAAGCCCATTGGCAAGGGTGCCTTCTACCCTAACGGCGGCAAGAAGCAGCCCGGCTGTGGCCTGGATGCCACCGGATCCTGCTCCCACGGTCGCTCCGTTCTCTACTACGCTGAGGCTGTATCTGAGGACAACTTCGGAACCATCAAGTGCTCCGACTACGAGGACGCTGTGTCCAAGAAGTGCGGCAGCACCTACAGCTCTGTTCGCATGGGAGCCGTCACCAATGCCTACATGGTCGATGGTGACTACTATGTTCCGGTGAATGACAAGGCTCCTTTCGGCAAGATCGAATAG